Sequence from the Egibacter rhizosphaerae genome:
CAGCCTCCCCGCTCGCCGATGACCCGCAGGGTGCGGTAGTCCCGGGGTTCCAGGCCGCGGTCGAGGCGCGCGTCGAAGTGCGCACGCGCCGCCGGGCGCTGCCAGAAGCGGCGCAACCCCGTCAGTACTGCGTCCAGACGTTCGGGTAGCGACGCCGGAGGGTGAGATGAGCGCGACATAATTGCAGGTACCATACATTGGTCGGCGGGTGACGCTGAGTGTCCGCCTTGTCCGTCCGGTCGGGGCTGGGCGTGCGGTTGGCCGTGGCCCATGGATGGCTGGCCCGCCGGACCGCCGGAGCCCGGCGGACCCCGGCGCCCGCTGGATCCCCGGAGTCCGCCGGACCCCCGGAGACCGCTGGGGCCTGCTGGGCCCATGGGGCCCGCTGGACCCCTGGGGTCCGCTGGACCTCCGGAGGGAGCGGTCGCGCGGTGACTCAGCCAGTGTCGTCGACGACGTCGGGCGGGAAGCCCCCGGTGGCGATCGGGCCCCAGGACTCGATCCCGAGTCGCACGATGCACTTGCCCTGGCGCCGCATCGCGTCCCGGTACTCGTCCCAGTCGGGGTGCTCGCCGCTGATCACGCGGAAGTACTCGACCAGCGGCTCCATCGCGTCGGGCAGGTCGAGTACCTCGGCAGTGCCCTCGACCTGCACCCAGGGGCCGTCGAACTCCTCGGACAGCACGCACATCGCCGCGCGCGGGTCGCGGCGCAGGTTCCGGGCCTTGGCGCGTTGAGGGTAGGTCGAGACGAGCACCCGGCCAGTGGTGTCGAGCCCCATGGTCACCGGCGACAGTTGCGGGCGGCCGTCCGATCGAAACGTCTGCAGCACGCCTCGGTGTCGCGGTCGGATGAAATCCTCGAGTGCGGCACGGTCGACGTGGTCGGTGGTGGCAATCTTCATGACGGGAGCCTGCCCGGTCGGTGGTGGCGGACGGTGGTGGCGGAACCGATCGCCGCGAGCCTACGCCGAACCCCGGAGCGCGACACCTCTGGCCACGCCCATCGCGTTGGTTTCGAAGGGGGTCCTTGCGGTACGGTGCGCCGA
This genomic interval carries:
- a CDS encoding PPOX class F420-dependent oxidoreductase, producing MKIATTDHVDRAALEDFIRPRHRGVLQTFRSDGRPQLSPVTMGLDTTGRVLVSTYPQRAKARNLRRDPRAAMCVLSEEFDGPWVQVEGTAEVLDLPDAMEPLVEYFRVISGEHPDWDEYRDAMRRQGKCIVRLGIESWGPIATGGFPPDVVDDTG